GAGGTTTCACGATCTATAAGTCTACATATTTTATCAAGGGAATCGAACATTTCACTGTAAATTTTGGTAGTGTTCAGGgttctcttcaatgacacCAATATCCGCCTGTGACATATCTAACCATGTAACGTTTTTGAACCTCTCATCGCCTTCGGTTTGAGTTGCTGGAGTCACTTTGTCAGTGGTGATTAGTGAAATTGCATCGTACCCACCAGCACCGGGGATCATTGCTGTCAAGACCCCCTTTAACTGCATGCATGCGTCTAGAAGTTCAGTCTGTACTGGTGGCTCAATATCCGCACCACTTTCTTTGGTTATCAATCTGAAAGCTTGGCGAATGTGGCGGACTGAATGAGTGACCTCTGCCAACTCAGTAACCTGTTCGATTTGGCTAAATTCACCTTTTCCTATCGCATCGATTATTTTCTGGTAAGTATGTGGGTCGCTTGTGCTCAAATGGTTAAGTTCAGTTAAAGCATTAATGAATTCCAAATTGTGAGCATTCATATCTTCgtaaatttcaaagctaCGAGGAAGGTTGGAATTGTACCATGCATTCACCTTTGCAACTAGCTTAGTTGTCTCAGATCCACTATTAACATCGCCCATTACCAATCTAAGTTGATCCGGTAGTCTAACTCTGTCTCTGGTAATCATCCAGTCTACATCATCGACAAGCCTTTTCAGCTCATCCTGATAAACAGATCCGGCACTGTGTTCTGGAAGGCTAGTAATAATTTCGGGGCTGAACCTTTGATAGATGATGGAACCGAAAGTAGCCGCAGCAACATCGAAACCGCTTCCGACCTTTCCTTGAGCCTGACAATGACCTACCTGTGCCAAATTATGAATAATGGCCAAATCTTGGTCATTATTCACCGACAAATTTTGTTTAAACACAGAGGATAAAGCAGCTGTAACGACTGTTGCCAGTCCAGCAGACGATCCTAACCCTGTTTTTGGAACTTCAGAGATCGAACTCGGGTGATATGAGAACTCTTTAAAAACATTCCTCTTAATCGTACTTCCCGCTTGAGAATGGTATCCAGAATCGGAAAAAACATCGATCTTGATCTCTAAACCTTCAGTTAAGGAAGGTCTGTAGTAACTGATGACATTAAATATCACCATCTCAATGAAAGGATTGCGTTTAccatcaattgaattgaCGCTATATCCATTTTGCTCTACCACGTCATAAGACCAACGATCGTTGTTGAATTGAATGCTAGTGACCGTGACTCTTGTCCCTCcattttttgatttacaCTTCGAGACTACCGCATGCATACGCGCCGAAAGGGCTACCACATAAGATTTGTATTTGGGATTGAGGACTAGATAACCACCGACCAGTAACGCCTTCCCTGGGGCACTGAAGGCTCTGACTTGTTCCATTGAGCACAGAATTCTTACAATATAGTGATTAGCTCTGAAAAGCTTATTATGTTCATTTAATATTAAGAGATCTACAGCGCTTCCACCCATAACCCGCATAATTTACAATCGAAATATACAGAACGACAATACTAATACATATGATTAACAACTCCTATAACTTCTTTTCACGctggtttcttctcttctttgccttAGAGTTTTTATTTTTAGGATTCCATttttttgatcttttgtcATCTTTCTTGCCCAGTTTTGCCTTCTTGCGAGTTTTCGTGAGGCCTGTCTGCTTTTGTAAAGCAGGCAAGGTAGACTTGCGTTTCTGTGGTTTGGTGCTTGATGATTGGAGCAAGCCGGAAGTGACGTTTTCGTTCTCCACTGCTGAATCGATATCTTCATCTCTGTCTTCGATGATGTTTTCTTCGGGAGATTCTTCCACTTGCACTGGAACAGGAACTGGAGCCTCACATGCCTTGCTTTCGACTTTAACGGGTATCTCTCTCCCCTCACCTTCATCGCTGCTGCCCTCAATAGTGTAATAATTTGGGGAAGCTTTCTCGAGCTCGCCCTGATATTCACTGGGATCGCCTTTTAGATCTGCCATGTTCCCATTATCCTCCGATTCATCGTCGCTAGGGTCAGAGCTTTCCTCCGAAGGTGGATCTGATGGAAGATTTGCAGGTAACACATGTCCTTCGAAGTTACTAGCAGAGACGGATTGGGGCTGGTTTGAGAGAGCTTCGTCTCTCACAAGGCCGGAGTCATTTCTGTTGCCAATTTTCGAGACATTGAAATCGGATATTAATGTAGATTCCACCGGATAAggatctctttctttgataattGACACGTCTGCTTGAGAGTCATCTTGAGTACTAATTTTAAGGTCAATTTGATTTTCAGTATCAACTTCAACACCAATTGGCAAACTTTCTTTATCAGACTCTTCGGCTGGGGCATTACTGGTTTTTTCGTCCTCATCAGAGCTCGCCGGTTGTGCACTGCTTATTTTCTTGGCCAGCTGCTGTAAGGCCCGCACATTAGATATGGTCACCTCATTTCTACATCGATTCttttcttctgcttcagATGTCTCGTCTCCTGAAGAATTCTTTTGCCCTTCATCATTCTCGATTATTTTTTCACCCAAGCTATGAAGAGAGTCTGCCGGATAAAGCTCCAATGTCAGATTCTCAtcagatgatgacgagCTCTCGACTTCAACGTAGATCGTTACATCTTGTTTTTCCTTGTCATCAAAGGTTACTGGTAGATTTGAAGGTCTCGAGTTCTCACTGGTGAAATTTCCATCATGAGGCGGTGACTTTGGCCTGAAACCTTGATCAATATGACTGCCATCAGCATCCGACATATTAACTTCAAGCTCTGCGATACGTTGCCTTTCAATGGTACATCCATCATCGGAAGTTTCCCTAACGATTTCATCATGAGCTTGTGAAATAGACGCTTTATCCTCATTAACGTTATCATCACTGATGTTTTGCTCATTAATGGCATTGCTTGAATATTTGTCGTTACGATTCGACTCTAGCGTTATGGTTTGTTCCTTAATGTCAGGCTTCGCAGTGTCAGACTCCACGGTGCTGGATTCTAAGGCGACCTCTTCGATTGTAAATTCTGTACTCTTTTTCTCAACAATGTCCTTCTCTATGATAATTTCCTCCGTAACTTGATGCGCCATATTTTCTGAACTACTGGACTTGTCTAAAGTCGTCTTTTGCTCCTTCACAACCACTTTGTCGCAGTGCTCATCTGGCGTTTCTTGCTTCTGTGTGTCATCCTCCAAATTCATTAAATCAAGACTTTTTACAAAACTGGATGCAACACTACCCACTTCCTTCATCCCGGTGacgattgaagaaattgcacGCACAGGAGAAGAGATTAACTTTTTCGGCAGGGAGCCTGTAGCTAGGTGTCCAAATAGAGTACTGTTTTGACCCGCCGAAGGAGCATCATAGTGGTCGTCCGATGATAGAGCAGATTTTCTTATCTTGGTCTGTTGCTCTTGTGCCGCTAGGTGCACTGCTTCCAAGGATTGCGAAGTTTCAGGTTGGTCGACCTCACTGTCCTCATTACGGGTAGTAGTATCTGAAACTTTGGCAAACCACTCGGTTGTATTTTGTCGAGCGGTAGTAAGCGTTTCATCAACACTTGCATCATCTTCTAGCGTAGAAAATGTCCTTTTTCGTGAAGCAGCAAActgatcttcatcgtaaaATTGAGTTGCTGGTGGGCTATCTGTTCTTTCACCAATTGACTGGGCAGGCCAAAAGTCGTGGGACGCGAAAGGGACTTCAATGATAGGCGTTGTTTGTATAATGACCACAATCTCATCATCCGAGCGCGTAGTCCCTCTACATTCAGTTATGTCTTCTATAATCTTCATCTCGTGGTAGATAGCGTCGACCGTATCCCTGGCAGGTGAGCCACAAATAATTGATTCATTAGCCTCTATTATTGGTTCAGTCTGAACCAAAGGATGGATGTTCATTTCAGGGATgttcatttcttcaatataAAAATCCGTGGAAGCCTCATTCGGACCTGTACCGTCTTCGATCCTGCCTGACGCTTCGAGTACTGCGCTTAAATACtctgaaatttcttcttcttttagGTGACTCAAGCTTCCATGCTCTTCACGACGAGAAGCGGTTTGCCCATTATACTGGGAACTTTTGTCATGACTGGCGCTAGCCGTCTCATCCCGGGCCGCAATGGCATTCGACATATACGTTACGGAGGACTCTCGAGTGCGCAAACCTCCATGAAGTTTTATATCTGCAGGAAATGGCCCAAAGTTTTCACCACCTGTATAAGAAGATCTTGAGACCCTATCATCATCATGGATATCATGGCCTCCCTTGCAATGTACAACATTCAACAACCCCCTTGGCTCACTTGGATTGGTTTGAGATCTATTTTCTTCGGCCGCAGAAACAGAATTGGTCCCAATGGCGATCTTTCCATTATCCGTTCTTCCTTCTAGTGACGCTAAAGTCCTCTTCAATATGTCTTTATCCTCTCCATCGGACGCATGCTGGAACGGATTCTCCGTAAGTGGTGAAATATAATCTGGTTCCTCCTCTGCGACATTGTCGTTCTCGTCATACGATGATGAGCTGTACACTGACTCCGTGAAGACAATTTTAACTTCGAATTCCTTTTTGATGTCTTTGATTGGTGATAAGTGATCTACGGTTCTACCGTCAGTATCTTCATCCACAAATGAGTGATAAATGGTGGTTTCGTCtaaagagaaggaattAGTTTCTGGGTGCTCTTGTTCTACTGTGGATGTCTCGTGGATTATTAGGCCATTTACACCGGAGTCGGTGTCTGTTTTAGTTACCTTGGTAACAGTTTGTACAAAGCCctcgtcctcatcatcctgatcATCATTATGGGAAGTATCGTGCCTTGTAGTCTGATTAGGATAGGACGCCTTGATTACCCTGGTTGAGTCGATATTTACATCGTCATTATGAGCTCCGTCCTCATTTTCAACACCTACATCTAACTCTTCTGCTTGGAGAGGTATCTGGTTTATCACTGCATTAGCTATAGCCTTGTAGTCGCAAGCATCCACGCCTGATAGAAATGGCGAATTGGATGGCGAATGGTTAATGCTTTGGTCGGTATAAATCTCTCTCTTGGCTGGCTCGACATTTTCAGTACTCGAACTACCTGCAATTATTGGGGTCTCAGAACCTTCAACGGCAATCTGGGCAGCCTCGGGCCGGCAAGAGAAGTCATTAGAAGTTTCGGGCT
This DNA window, taken from Torulaspora delbrueckii CBS 1146 chromosome 2, complete genome, encodes the following:
- the ESC1 gene encoding Esc1p (similar to Saccharomyces cerevisiae ESC1 (YMR219W); ancestral locus Anc_8.736) codes for the protein MPNTREDSIRKNNKRLRLATPKRNWKRFESVVQQRHKGKRHIVHRSRRVEYKVYKPAETGKTLRNENTSNESSKVLGWLESMIKRGRSVLSSLNEDEKAFDLELQEEARQSLAHERLVESVLNEDLEAPVTTSAGNGYGTDTSFKNFNSILHNSLADTAEFDEGNSNEELFEDQDEEAELDDRATRFADSIGEINVPGSSFAILEDVENQDAEKGWNSGFEGNSDASLDDVAQPENNQNEDDEDIIELISSSDQPGISEEEGNQRSNDENWGEQAIQLSQDEEPEEDEMVDEESQEEEQNEHQFHIRFDPANKADLDGEDEPMYESDNTSGDEHGMSHVQIGEEEIGSQSEEAEEEASPVEIEDQLQIRIGEQDDQEDINESDQQYAQYQRDSYTEDPGVSDGVYDSTENGVIRHSPPSTIKGDGIEAFKGQPETSNDFSCRPEAAQIAVEGSETPIIAGSSSTENVEPAKREIYTDQSINHSPSNSPFLSGVDACDYKAIANAVINQIPLQAEELDVGVENEDGAHNDDVNIDSTRVIKASYPNQTTRHDTSHNDDQDDEDEGFVQTVTKVTKTDTDSGVNGLIIHETSTVEQEHPETNSFSLDETTIYHSFVDEDTDGRTVDHLSPIKDIKKEFEVKIVFTESVYSSSSYDENDNVAEEEPDYISPLTENPFQHASDGEDKDILKRTLASLEGRTDNGKIAIGTNSVSAAEENRSQTNPSEPRGLLNVVHCKGGHDIHDDDRVSRSSYTGGENFGPFPADIKLHGGLRTRESSVTYMSNAIAARDETASASHDKSSQYNGQTASRREEHGSLSHLKEEEISEYLSAVLEASGRIEDGTGPNEASTDFYIEEMNIPEMNIHPLVQTEPIIEANESIICGSPARDTVDAIYHEMKIIEDITECRGTTRSDDEIVVIIQTTPIIEVPFASHDFWPAQSIGERTDSPPATQFYDEDQFAASRKRTFSTLEDDASVDETLTTARQNTTEWFAKVSDTTTRNEDSEVDQPETSQSLEAVHLAAQEQQTKIRKSALSSDDHYDAPSAGQNSTLFGHLATGSLPKKLISSPVRAISSIVTGMKEVGSVASSFVKSLDLMNLEDDTQKQETPDEHCDKVVVKEQKTTLDKSSSSENMAHQVTEEIIIEKDIVEKKSTEFTIEEVALESSTVESDTAKPDIKEQTITLESNRNDKYSSNAINEQNISDDNVNEDKASISQAHDEIVRETSDDGCTIERQRIAELEVNMSDADGSHIDQGFRPKSPPHDGNFTSENSRPSNLPVTFDDKEKQDVTIYVEVESSSSSDENLTLELYPADSLHSLGEKIIENDEGQKNSSGDETSEAEEKNRCRNEVTISNVRALQQLAKKISSAQPASSDEDEKTSNAPAEESDKESLPIGVEVDTENQIDLKISTQDDSQADVSIIKERDPYPVESTLISDFNVSKIGNRNDSGLVRDEALSNQPQSVSASNFEGHVLPANLPSDPPSEESSDPSDDESEDNGNMADLKGDPSEYQGELEKASPNYYTIEGSSDEGEGREIPVKVESKACEAPVPVPVQVEESPEENIIEDRDEDIDSAVENENVTSGLLQSSSTKPQKRKSTLPALQKQTGLTKTRKKAKLGKKDDKRSKKWNPKNKNSKAKKRRNQREKKL
- the ERG8 gene encoding phosphomevalonate kinase (similar to Saccharomyces cerevisiae ERG8 (YMR220W); ancestral locus Anc_8.737); translation: MEQVRAFSAPGKALLVGGYLVLNPKYKSYVVALSARMHAVVSKCKSKNGGTRVTVTSIQFNNDRWSYDVVEQNGYSVNSIDGKRNPFIEMVIFNVISYYRPSLTEGLEIKIDVFSDSGYHSQAGSTIKRNVFKEFSYHPSSISEVPKTGLGSSAGLATVVTAALSSVFKQNLSVNNDQDLAIIHNLAQVGHCQAQGKVGSGFDVAAATFGSIIYQRFSPEIITSLPEHSAGSVYQDELKRLVDDVDWMITRDRVRLPDQLRLVMGDVNSGSETTKLVAKVNAWYNSNLPRSFEIYEDMNAHNLEFINALTELNHLSTSDPHTYQKIIDAIGKGEFSQIEQVTELAEVTHSVRHIRQAFRLITKESGADIEPPVQTELLDACMQLKGVLTAMIPGAGGYDAISLITTDKVTPATQTEGDERFKNVTWLDMSQADIGVIEENPEHYQNLQ